In a single window of the Streptomyces sp. NBC_00285 genome:
- the egtD gene encoding L-histidine N(alpha)-methyltransferase, which yields MSPFPLWGSERPQSAADRSEAPVTGTRTYGYTNTLDAEHYARALRADIRTGLTSTPKSTAPTWFYDARGSELFEEITQLKEYPLWRAELGLFVLHARDIAERTGARSLVELGSGSSTKTKLILEALGPAGLHYVPVDVSEDALHQAGAHLVQEYPQLTLHALRADFTAPLTLPEPPVGAPRLIAFIGSTLGNFRRSVRVPFLREIRSLMRPEDFLLIGADLVKDTQEMIAAYDDCEGVTAQFNKNLLYVLNRELDADFEPDAFEHRAVWNDAEQHIEMRLRSLTEQRVSVRQLGLTVHFDRGEEWITERSAKFTTDGLRSELTAAGLQTDQVWADSEAGFAVTLATAHRAGPRIVRR from the coding sequence ATGAGCCCGTTCCCTCTGTGGGGGTCAGAACGCCCGCAGTCCGCCGCCGACCGAAGTGAGGCACCCGTGACCGGCACCCGCACCTACGGCTACACCAACACCCTGGACGCCGAGCACTACGCCAGGGCCCTGCGCGCCGACATCCGGACCGGCCTGACGAGTACTCCGAAGTCCACCGCTCCCACCTGGTTCTACGACGCCCGCGGCAGCGAACTGTTCGAGGAGATCACCCAGCTCAAGGAATACCCGCTGTGGCGTGCGGAGCTGGGGTTGTTCGTGCTCCACGCCCGCGACATCGCCGAGCGCACCGGGGCCCGCAGCCTCGTGGAACTCGGGTCGGGCAGCAGCACGAAGACGAAACTGATCCTGGAGGCCCTCGGCCCGGCGGGACTCCACTACGTCCCCGTCGACGTCAGCGAGGACGCCCTGCACCAGGCCGGCGCGCACCTCGTGCAGGAGTATCCGCAGCTCACGCTCCATGCCCTTCGTGCCGACTTCACGGCTCCTCTGACGCTGCCCGAACCGCCCGTCGGCGCGCCCCGGTTGATCGCCTTCATCGGCAGCACTCTGGGGAACTTCCGCCGGTCCGTCCGTGTCCCCTTCCTGCGGGAGATCCGAAGCCTCATGCGCCCCGAGGACTTCCTGCTGATCGGCGCCGACCTGGTCAAGGACACCCAGGAGATGATCGCGGCCTACGACGACTGTGAAGGCGTCACCGCTCAGTTCAACAAGAATCTCCTGTACGTCCTCAACCGCGAACTGGACGCCGACTTCGAGCCCGATGCCTTCGAGCACCGGGCCGTGTGGAACGACGCCGAACAGCACATCGAGATGAGGCTGCGCAGTCTCACCGAGCAGCGCGTCTCGGTCCGGCAGCTCGGTCTCACGGTGCACTTCGACCGTGGAGAGGAATGGATCACTGAACGGAGCGCGAAGTTCACCACGGACGGACTGCGGTCGGAACTGACGGCCGCGGGCCTTCAGACCGACCAGGTGTGGGCCGACTCCGAGGCGGGCTTCGCAGTCACCCTCGCCACCGCGCACCGGGCCGGACCCCGGATCGTCAGGCGCTGA
- the egtC gene encoding ergothioneine biosynthesis protein EgtC, producing the protein MCRHLAYLGPEEPLGRLLVEPAHSLYRQSWAPRRQRHGTVNADGFGVGWYAEGDPAPARYRRAGPIWADLSFADLARVVRTEAVLAAVRDATLAGADAEAAAAPYASGPWLFSHNGAVAGWPRSLAALTAAVPPADLLSMEARNDSAFVWALVLNRLRGGDEEGQALADTVLEVAEAAPASRLNLLLTNGESIAATAWGDTLWYLSRPGGGTVVASEPYNDDPHWQEVPDRTLLAASRTDILLTPLKEPSAEPLKEPRT; encoded by the coding sequence ATGTGCCGTCACCTCGCATACCTGGGTCCCGAGGAACCACTCGGCCGGCTCCTCGTGGAGCCCGCGCACAGCCTGTACCGCCAGTCGTGGGCACCACGGCGACAGCGACACGGCACGGTCAACGCCGATGGTTTCGGCGTCGGTTGGTACGCCGAGGGCGACCCGGCCCCGGCGCGCTACCGGCGGGCCGGGCCCATCTGGGCGGACCTGTCGTTCGCGGACCTGGCACGGGTCGTGCGGACGGAGGCCGTCCTGGCCGCCGTCCGGGACGCGACCCTGGCGGGAGCCGACGCCGAGGCCGCGGCGGCGCCGTACGCCTCGGGGCCCTGGCTGTTCAGCCACAACGGTGCGGTCGCGGGCTGGCCTCGTTCCCTGGCCGCGCTGACCGCAGCCGTGCCCCCGGCGGACCTGCTGTCGATGGAGGCCCGCAACGACTCGGCGTTCGTGTGGGCGCTGGTCCTGAACCGGCTGCGCGGCGGCGACGAGGAGGGCCAGGCCCTCGCCGACACGGTCCTGGAGGTGGCCGAGGCCGCACCGGCCTCGCGGCTCAACCTCCTTCTGACCAACGGTGAGTCGATCGCGGCGACCGCCTGGGGCGACACCCTCTGGTACCTCTCACGCCCCGGCGGCGGCACCGTCGTGGCCTCCGAGCCGTACAACGACGACCCGCACTGGCAGGAGGTCCCCGACCGCACGCTCCTCGCGGCGAGCCGCACCGACATCCTACTCACGCCACTCAAGGAGCCGTCCGCGGAGCCACTGAAGGAGCCCCGCACATGA
- the egtB gene encoding ergothioneine biosynthesis protein EgtB yields MTDPSADASVDSFDPEAFRERAVATLVTARDRTTLLTSCVEDPDLTAQHSPLMSPLVWDLAHIGNQEEQWLLRNVAGQEAIRPEIDGIYDAFEHPRSERPTLPLLSPAESRRYAAEVRGRVLDVLEGTALHGTRLTEAGFAFGMVAQHEQQHDETMLITHQLRKGPQALTAPDPGPAPLFTGPAEVLVPGGPFTMGTSDEPWALDNERPAHRREVDDFHIDTTPVTNAQYQAFIEDGGYDDQRWWAPAGWAHIREHSLHAPLFWSRDGKQWLRRRFGVTEVVPPNEPVVHVCWYEADAYARWAGRRLPTEAEWEKAARHDPAGGRSTRYPWGDADPAPEHANLGQRHLRPAPAGSYPEGESPLGVRQLIGDVWEWTASDFEPYPGFQAFPYKEYSEVFFGPDHKVLRGGSFAVDAVACRGTFRNWDLPIRRQIFSGFRTARSGAV; encoded by the coding sequence ATGACCGACCCCTCCGCCGACGCCTCGGTCGACTCCTTCGACCCCGAGGCCTTCCGCGAGCGGGCCGTGGCCACCCTGGTCACCGCACGGGACCGTACGACCCTCCTGACCAGCTGCGTGGAGGACCCCGACCTGACCGCACAGCACTCCCCGCTCATGTCGCCGCTCGTGTGGGACCTCGCCCACATCGGCAACCAGGAGGAGCAGTGGCTGCTGCGGAACGTCGCCGGGCAGGAGGCGATACGGCCCGAGATAGACGGCATCTACGACGCCTTCGAGCACCCGCGCTCCGAACGCCCCACCCTGCCCCTGCTGTCGCCCGCGGAGTCCCGGCGTTACGCGGCGGAGGTCCGTGGGCGGGTCCTCGACGTCCTGGAGGGCACCGCGCTGCACGGCACCCGGCTCACCGAGGCCGGTTTCGCCTTCGGGATGGTCGCGCAGCACGAACAGCAGCACGACGAGACCATGCTGATCACCCATCAGCTCCGCAAGGGCCCGCAGGCCCTGACCGCGCCGGATCCCGGTCCGGCCCCGCTGTTCACCGGTCCGGCCGAAGTCCTCGTCCCCGGCGGCCCGTTCACCATGGGCACCTCCGACGAACCCTGGGCGCTGGACAACGAACGCCCCGCCCACCGGCGTGAGGTGGACGACTTCCACATCGACACCACTCCGGTGACGAACGCCCAGTACCAGGCGTTCATCGAGGACGGCGGCTACGACGACCAACGCTGGTGGGCCCCGGCCGGCTGGGCGCACATCCGCGAACACTCCCTCCACGCCCCGCTGTTCTGGAGCCGCGACGGCAAGCAGTGGCTGCGCAGGCGCTTCGGCGTCACCGAGGTCGTGCCGCCGAACGAGCCGGTGGTCCACGTGTGCTGGTACGAGGCCGATGCGTACGCCCGCTGGGCCGGACGGCGGCTGCCGACCGAGGCGGAGTGGGAGAAGGCCGCCCGCCACGACCCGGCGGGCGGCCGCTCCACGCGCTACCCGTGGGGGGACGCCGACCCGGCACCGGAGCACGCCAACCTGGGTCAGCGGCACCTGCGTCCCGCGCCCGCCGGAAGCTATCCGGAGGGCGAATCGCCGCTCGGTGTACGTCAGTTGATCGGTGACGTGTGGGAGTGGACGGCGAGCGACTTCGAGCCCTACCCGGGGTTCCAGGCGTTCCCGTACAAGGAGTACTCGGAGGTGTTCTTCGGCCCCGACCACAAGGTGTTGCGCGGCGGTTCGTTCGCCGTGGACGCGGTGGCCTGCCGCGGCACGTTCCGCAACTGGGACCTTCCGATCCGGCGGCAGATCTTCTCCGGCTTCCGCACGGCCCGTTCGGGAGCCGTCTGA
- the egtA gene encoding ergothioneine biosynthesis glutamate--cysteine ligase EgtA yields MSDTPSDCTPADCTKPRTSLPEAELEALVRGICFKTGPPRRIGVEVEWLVHELRDPRLPVTPERLAAAYAALRTVPLKSALTVEPGGQLELSSQPADSLMECIGTVSDDLAAVRAALAEHGLGLVGIGHDPWHPPRRFLHEPRYDALETCLDRTGPAGRSMMCASASVQVCVDAGHEEPGPLGLGRRWLLAHRLGPVLVAAFANSPLAASRPTGWLSTRQLIWTEIGKGRAGGPALDTDPRSAWTTHVLDAPVMCIRQDSGPWDVPEGLTFREWARSGVPRQPTRDDLDYHVSTLFPPVRPRGHLELRMIDAQPGENGWIVPLAVTAALFDDPEAAETAYRVVKPLAERTGSQPAPHNPLWVDAARDGLTDPELHEAAIACFAAALEALPRLGATAEVTDAVETYLHRYVIRGRCPADDLLDRTHGSLGKELST; encoded by the coding sequence ATGTCCGACACACCGAGCGACTGTACGCCGGCCGACTGTACGAAGCCGCGTACGTCCCTGCCCGAAGCCGAACTGGAGGCCCTGGTCCGCGGTATCTGCTTCAAGACCGGCCCGCCCCGCCGTATCGGGGTGGAAGTTGAATGGCTCGTCCACGAGCTGCGCGACCCGCGGCTCCCCGTGACACCCGAACGACTCGCGGCGGCCTACGCCGCACTGCGGACCGTGCCCCTGAAGTCGGCGCTCACCGTCGAACCGGGCGGCCAGCTGGAGCTCAGCTCGCAGCCCGCCGACTCCCTGATGGAGTGCATCGGTACCGTCTCCGACGACCTCGCCGCCGTCCGGGCGGCTCTCGCCGAGCACGGCCTCGGCCTCGTCGGTATCGGCCACGACCCCTGGCACCCGCCCCGCAGGTTCCTGCACGAACCGCGCTACGACGCCCTGGAGACCTGCCTCGACCGCACCGGCCCGGCCGGCCGCTCGATGATGTGCGCCTCGGCCTCCGTGCAGGTGTGCGTGGACGCCGGGCACGAGGAGCCCGGGCCCCTGGGCCTGGGACGCCGCTGGTTGCTGGCGCACCGGCTGGGCCCCGTCCTGGTGGCCGCCTTCGCCAACTCCCCCCTCGCCGCCTCACGGCCCACCGGCTGGCTCTCCACGCGCCAGCTGATATGGACCGAGATCGGCAAGGGCCGGGCGGGCGGGCCCGCCCTGGACACGGACCCCCGCAGCGCCTGGACCACGCACGTCCTGGACGCGCCGGTGATGTGCATACGGCAGGACAGCGGCCCCTGGGACGTCCCGGAAGGGCTCACGTTCCGGGAGTGGGCCAGGTCAGGAGTGCCCCGGCAGCCGACCCGGGACGATCTCGACTACCACGTCTCGACCCTGTTCCCGCCGGTCAGACCGCGCGGCCACCTCGAACTGCGCATGATCGACGCCCAGCCGGGCGAGAACGGCTGGATCGTGCCGCTCGCCGTGACGGCCGCGCTCTTCGACGACCCGGAGGCCGCCGAGACCGCCTACCGGGTGGTGAAGCCCCTGGCGGAGCGCACCGGCTCGCAGCCCGCCCCGCACAACCCCCTGTGGGTCGACGCGGCGCGCGACGGCCTGACCGACCCCGAGCTCCACGAGGCGGCGATCGCGTGCTTCGCGGCGGCCCTGGAGGCCCTGCCCCGGCTGGGCGCCACCGCCGAGGTCACGGACGCCGTCGAAACGTATCTGCACCGCTATGTGATCCGGGGTCGCTGCCCCGCCGACGATCTGCTGGACCGGACGCACGGTTCACTCGGGAAGGAACTCAGCACATGA
- a CDS encoding TIGR02452 family protein, producing the protein MSARLRGIAHETEQIVEAGRYRAPDGREVSVAAAIEAARAGTRMYGPDPVEVPPFEPVDTCVEVTGESSLEAARRLGGRVAVLDFASARNPGGGYLNGAQAQEEALCRASALYTCQLRAREFYDHHRSHRDPFYTDRVIHSPDVPVFRDDRGRLLDSAHLVAFLTAAAPNAGVVLRTAPERATELPRALAVRAERVLEVAVAHGHPRLVLGAWGCGVFQNDPAQVAGAFRKLLGPGGRFAGAFEHVVFGVLDRTRGAVVREAFVAAFAERRLQNQG; encoded by the coding sequence ATGAGCGCGCGGCTGCGCGGTATCGCGCACGAGACGGAACAGATCGTCGAGGCCGGGCGCTACCGGGCTCCGGACGGGCGCGAGGTCTCCGTGGCCGCCGCGATCGAGGCGGCGCGGGCCGGGACACGGATGTACGGGCCGGATCCCGTGGAGGTCCCGCCCTTCGAACCCGTGGACACCTGCGTCGAGGTCACGGGCGAGAGCAGTCTGGAGGCGGCCCGCCGGCTCGGCGGGCGCGTGGCCGTGCTGGACTTCGCCTCGGCCCGCAATCCGGGCGGCGGCTATCTGAACGGCGCCCAGGCCCAGGAGGAGGCCCTGTGCCGGGCCTCCGCGCTGTACACCTGCCAGCTTCGGGCCCGTGAGTTCTACGACCACCACCGGTCCCACCGCGACCCGTTCTACACGGACCGGGTCATCCACTCACCGGACGTGCCCGTCTTCCGGGACGATCGCGGCCGACTGCTGGACTCGGCGCACCTCGTGGCCTTCCTGACGGCGGCGGCCCCGAACGCGGGCGTCGTGCTGCGTACGGCACCGGAGCGCGCGACCGAACTGCCGCGGGCCCTCGCGGTGCGCGCCGAGCGGGTGTTGGAGGTGGCCGTGGCCCACGGCCACCCGCGACTGGTCCTGGGCGCCTGGGGCTGCGGGGTGTTCCAGAACGACCCCGCACAGGTGGCCGGGGCGTTCCGGAAGCTGCTCGGACCCGGCGGACGGTTCGCCGGGGCCTTCGAGCACGTGGTGTTCGGGGTGCTGGACCGGACGCGGGGCGCGGTCGTGCGCGAGGCGTTCGTCGCCGCGTTCGCGGAGCGGCGGCTCCAGAACCAGGGTTAG
- a CDS encoding type II toxin-antitoxin system PemK/MazF family toxin: MTAFTHDTDENVPGRHGGTATTEADPREVGTVRTEYSPAHDGDPDPGEIVWTWVPFEENDGRGKDRPVLVVAREAAGTFLAVQLSSKRHDGDREWVAIGDGPWDKSGRDSWVDVDRILRLHEAGMRREACALDRGRFNLVRNRLHERYGWT; the protein is encoded by the coding sequence GTGACTGCGTTTACCCATGACACCGATGAGAACGTCCCCGGCCGCCACGGCGGCACCGCCACCACCGAGGCCGACCCCCGTGAGGTCGGCACGGTACGCACCGAGTACTCCCCCGCGCACGACGGCGACCCCGACCCCGGGGAGATCGTGTGGACCTGGGTCCCCTTCGAGGAGAACGACGGACGCGGCAAGGACCGTCCCGTGCTAGTGGTCGCCCGCGAGGCGGCCGGCACCTTCCTCGCCGTACAGCTGTCGAGCAAGCGGCACGACGGGGACCGGGAGTGGGTCGCCATCGGGGACGGCCCCTGGGACAAGTCCGGGCGGGACTCCTGGGTGGACGTCGACCGCATCCTGCGGCTCCACGAGGCGGGCATGCGCCGGGAGGCATGCGCGCTGGACCGGGGACGGTTCAACCTGGTCAGGAACCGGCTGCACGAGCGGTACGGCTGGACCTGA
- a CDS encoding flotillin family protein, with product MPMIVGVVAGVAVAAIAALIGLFKLMWRVAEPNEALIISGSNHKTEGLEAGMGFRIVTGRGTLVLPGVQAVRKLSLDLNETELHVDCATHQGIPLRVRGVVIFKVGDDFVSIANAGRRFLDQQKLMSERVHNVFAGHLRSIVGGLTVEDMIRDREKLTGQTRAACGTEMEKLGLIVDSLQIHEIEDPTGYIKNMAMPHAAAVQRDARIAQAEANRLATEAEQQSYARMAEATRDSEILQAGYQAERDKAAAKAQQAGPLADAAARQEVVIQETKVAELEAHRREQQLQADVRKPADAKAYEKRTLAEAERDVRISAAEAKAKETELAAAAEATRVKTAAGAEAEATKAHGTALAASTRATGEAEAAAAQARGLAEAEAVRAKGLAEAETIKARAAALAENQEAVVAQQLAENWPEIVRAGASAFGNADNMVILNGADGMADMFAKALTMGGTGLGLARQLLSSMNQDGQDRNGQDRGGPDPAGTSPLNGLVKPPPAQRVPVQED from the coding sequence ATGCCGATGATTGTCGGCGTCGTTGCGGGGGTGGCCGTTGCTGCCATCGCCGCTCTGATCGGTCTGTTCAAACTGATGTGGCGTGTCGCGGAACCCAACGAGGCACTGATCATCTCGGGTTCCAACCACAAGACCGAGGGGCTCGAAGCGGGCATGGGATTCCGCATCGTCACCGGGCGGGGCACTCTGGTGCTGCCCGGTGTGCAGGCGGTGCGCAAGCTCTCGCTCGACCTGAACGAGACCGAACTGCACGTGGACTGCGCGACGCACCAGGGCATTCCGCTCAGAGTGCGGGGCGTGGTCATCTTCAAGGTGGGCGACGACTTCGTGTCGATCGCCAACGCGGGGCGCCGTTTCCTCGACCAGCAGAAGCTGATGTCGGAGCGCGTGCACAACGTGTTCGCCGGTCATCTCAGGTCCATCGTCGGCGGATTGACCGTCGAGGACATGATCCGCGACCGGGAGAAGCTCACCGGCCAGACCCGGGCCGCCTGCGGCACGGAGATGGAGAAGCTGGGGCTCATCGTCGACTCCCTGCAGATCCACGAGATCGAGGACCCGACCGGGTACATCAAGAACATGGCGATGCCGCACGCGGCCGCCGTCCAGCGGGACGCACGCATCGCGCAGGCGGAGGCGAACCGGCTGGCCACCGAGGCCGAGCAGCAGTCGTACGCACGGATGGCCGAAGCCACCCGGGACAGCGAGATCCTCCAGGCCGGCTACCAGGCGGAGCGGGACAAGGCAGCCGCGAAGGCGCAGCAGGCCGGCCCGCTCGCCGACGCGGCGGCCCGGCAGGAGGTCGTCATCCAGGAGACCAAGGTCGCCGAACTCGAGGCGCACCGGCGCGAACAGCAGCTCCAGGCGGACGTCCGCAAGCCGGCGGACGCCAAGGCCTACGAGAAGCGCACGCTCGCGGAGGCCGAGCGCGATGTGCGCATCTCGGCGGCCGAGGCCAAGGCCAAGGAGACGGAGCTCGCCGCGGCGGCCGAGGCCACCCGGGTCAAGACGGCCGCGGGTGCCGAGGCCGAGGCGACCAAGGCCCACGGTACGGCCCTGGCCGCGTCGACCCGGGCCACCGGTGAGGCCGAGGCCGCGGCGGCTCAGGCCAGGGGTCTCGCGGAGGCGGAAGCGGTCAGGGCGAAGGGACTCGCGGAGGCGGAGACCATCAAGGCCCGCGCCGCCGCCCTCGCCGAGAACCAGGAGGCGGTCGTCGCCCAGCAACTCGCCGAGAACTGGCCGGAGATCGTCAGGGCGGGCGCGTCCGCGTTCGGCAACGCCGACAACATGGTGATCCTCAACGGCGCCGACGGCATGGCGGACATGTTCGCCAAGGCGCTCACCATGGGCGGCACCGGGCTGGGGCTGGCACGTCAGCTGCTGTCGTCGATGAACCAGGACGGACAGGACCGGAACGGACAGGACCGGGGCGGTCCGGACCCGGCCGGGACTTCGCCGCTGAACGGGCTGGTCAAGCCGCCGCCCGCGCAGCGGGTGCCGGTCCAGGAGGACTGA
- a CDS encoding amidase: MTHDRSPGLVETARALADGTITSRALVERTLARIGTSQDALNAFRIVRTEAALAEADAADQELAAGIRTPLLGVPVAVKDDMDVAGEPTAFGCRGEFPAVARDGEAVRRLRAAGAVIVGKTNTCEFGQWPFTEGPAFGATRNPWSPEHTPGGSSGGSAAAVAAGLVPAALGSDGAGSVRIPASWTHLVGIKPQRGRISTWPRGESFQGITVNGTLARTVADAALLLDAASGNHALDPHRPPAVDARAAVGRDPGRLRIALALKPPFTALPARLQPEVRARIVELAEKLADLGHTVEEADPPYGQIGLTFVPRATAGLAERVREAPFPALLDRRTRDAARLGGLLGGLPLRAARRAEAVLHRRIGGFFTSYDVVLAPTTAAPPPRIGAMLGLGGLATDRAMIAACPYAWPWNVLGWPGVNVPAGFVAGALPVGAQLLGPANSEPLLLSLAAQLESELRWHESRPPQRAAVDSPAV; this comes from the coding sequence ATGACGCACGACCGTTCCCCAGGCCTGGTGGAGACCGCCCGGGCGCTGGCCGACGGCACGATCACCTCGCGGGCGCTCGTCGAGCGGACCCTGGCACGGATCGGGACCTCCCAGGACGCCCTCAACGCCTTCCGGATCGTACGGACCGAAGCCGCCCTCGCCGAGGCCGACGCCGCGGACCAGGAGCTGGCCGCAGGGATACGCACACCACTGCTCGGGGTGCCGGTCGCCGTCAAGGACGACATGGACGTGGCCGGTGAACCCACCGCCTTCGGCTGCCGGGGTGAGTTCCCGGCGGTCGCCAGGGACGGTGAGGCGGTACGACGGCTGCGCGCGGCCGGGGCCGTGATCGTCGGCAAGACCAACACCTGCGAGTTCGGGCAGTGGCCGTTCACCGAGGGGCCGGCCTTCGGCGCCACCCGCAATCCATGGAGCCCCGAGCACACGCCGGGCGGTTCGTCCGGCGGGTCCGCCGCGGCCGTCGCCGCCGGTCTCGTGCCCGCCGCACTCGGCTCCGACGGGGCGGGATCGGTACGCATCCCCGCCTCCTGGACCCACCTCGTCGGCATCAAGCCGCAGCGCGGCCGCATCTCCACCTGGCCCCGCGGCGAGTCCTTCCAGGGCATCACCGTCAACGGCACCCTGGCCCGCACGGTCGCCGACGCGGCCCTGCTCCTCGACGCGGCGAGCGGCAACCACGCCCTGGACCCGCACCGCCCGCCCGCCGTCGACGCCCGCGCCGCGGTGGGCCGCGACCCCGGCCGGCTGCGCATCGCGCTCGCCCTGAAGCCGCCGTTCACCGCGCTGCCCGCCCGGCTCCAGCCGGAGGTACGCGCCCGGATCGTCGAACTCGCCGAGAAGCTGGCCGACTTGGGGCACACAGTCGAGGAGGCCGACCCGCCGTACGGCCAGATCGGGCTCACGTTCGTCCCGAGGGCCACCGCCGGCCTCGCCGAACGGGTCCGGGAAGCACCCTTCCCCGCGCTCCTCGACCGCCGCACCCGCGACGCGGCCCGGCTCGGCGGACTGCTCGGCGGCCTCCCGCTGCGGGCGGCACGGCGCGCGGAGGCGGTCCTGCACCGCCGTATCGGCGGGTTCTTCACGTCGTACGACGTCGTCCTCGCCCCGACCACGGCCGCTCCCCCGCCGCGCATCGGCGCGATGCTCGGCCTGGGCGGGCTGGCCACCGACCGGGCGATGATCGCCGCCTGTCCCTACGCCTGGCCGTGGAACGTGCTGGGCTGGCCCGGCGTCAACGTGCCCGCCGGATTCGTCGCCGGAGCTCTGCCCGTCGGGGCCCAGCTGCTCGGGCCGGCGAACAGCGAGCCGCTTCTGCTGTCGCTGGCCGCGCAGTTGGAGTCGGAGCTGCGCTGGCACGAGAGCCGGCCGCCCCAGCGGGCCGCCGTGGATTCCCCAGCCGTGTGA
- a CDS encoding glycoside hydrolase family 43 protein produces the protein MTTRPPMPSRRTLLRAMTALPASAVLLGELPGLAGTALAAAPPSGSATRYTIVPFLNSNDGTVNVYQSDDATDFRLLKSSAYTPPAGRIRDASVLKHTDGYYYVTYTTHTWQDVSTTIGFARSSDRSNWTFLYDYTVPIAGLSRAWAPEWFVDSDGSVNVIVSCSLTSDEWIFTPYRLKASNSALTAWSSPVALSGIGANHIDTYIVKVGSTYHAFTKNETAKYIEYATGSALTGPYTISRTGDWAGWGSYREGPSVIQLDNGGWRIFFDGYGDGKYYYSDSYDTFATWSAPAALPVVSGTARHFTVIKETVSGGPSLAKNVTRSFQSANFPTRYWQTQSSLLNLPVVTGSSTSAEKTASTFTVVAGLADSGGYSFRDSSGTYLRHWDFRGRFDANDGTSTFAKDATFIARTGSSAGSIRWESYNYPGYYLRHYNYQLRVDRTDGTDLFRQDSSFVPVTAWG, from the coding sequence GTGACCACACGTCCCCCCATGCCGTCCCGGCGCACCCTGCTGCGCGCGATGACGGCTCTGCCCGCCTCGGCCGTCCTGCTGGGCGAACTGCCCGGTCTGGCAGGCACGGCCCTGGCCGCCGCCCCGCCCAGCGGCTCGGCCACCCGCTACACGATCGTGCCGTTCCTCAACAGCAACGACGGCACCGTGAACGTCTACCAGTCCGACGACGCCACGGACTTCAGGCTGCTCAAGTCCTCCGCCTACACCCCGCCCGCGGGCAGGATCCGCGACGCGAGCGTCCTCAAGCACACCGACGGCTACTACTACGTCACCTACACCACCCACACCTGGCAGGACGTCAGCACCACCATCGGATTCGCGCGCAGCTCCGACCGGTCCAACTGGACCTTCCTGTACGACTACACGGTCCCCATCGCCGGCCTGTCCCGCGCGTGGGCGCCGGAGTGGTTCGTCGACAGCGACGGCAGCGTGAACGTCATCGTGTCCTGCTCGCTCACCAGCGATGAGTGGATCTTCACGCCGTACCGGCTCAAGGCATCCAACTCCGCGCTGACGGCCTGGAGTTCACCGGTCGCCCTGTCCGGCATCGGCGCGAACCACATCGACACGTACATCGTGAAGGTCGGCTCGACCTACCACGCCTTCACCAAGAACGAGACGGCGAAGTACATCGAGTACGCGACCGGCTCCGCGCTCACCGGCCCCTACACGATCTCCAGGACCGGCGACTGGGCGGGCTGGGGCAGCTACCGCGAGGGCCCGTCCGTGATCCAGCTGGACAACGGTGGCTGGCGGATCTTCTTCGACGGCTACGGCGACGGCAAGTACTACTACAGCGACAGCTACGACACCTTCGCGACCTGGTCGGCACCGGCCGCGCTGCCGGTCGTCTCCGGTACGGCACGCCACTTCACGGTCATCAAGGAGACCGTGTCCGGCGGGCCTTCGCTCGCGAAGAACGTCACCCGCTCCTTCCAGTCGGCCAACTTCCCCACGCGGTACTGGCAGACACAGTCCTCGCTGCTCAACCTCCCGGTGGTGACCGGCTCCAGCACCTCGGCCGAGAAGACGGCGTCCACGTTCACGGTCGTCGCGGGCCTCGCCGACTCGGGCGGCTACTCCTTCCGCGACTCCTCCGGCACCTACCTGCGCCACTGGGACTTCCGTGGCCGCTTCGACGCCAACGACGGCACATCGACCTTCGCCAAGGACGCGACGTTCATCGCCCGCACGGGCTCGTCCGCGGGCTCGATCCGCTGGGAGTCGTACAACTATCCCGGGTACTACCTGCGCCACTACAACTACCAACTCCGCGTGGACCGGACGGACGGAACGGATCTGTTCCGCCAGGACAGCTCCTTCGTGCCGGTGACGGCCTGGGGCTGA